A genomic region of Exiguobacterium sp. Helios contains the following coding sequences:
- a CDS encoding DUF429 domain-containing protein encodes MDVTGIDAAKAGWVAVSIQDGQFSWTVAPSLDEIECGTRTYIDMPIGLEEDKRRAVDQLLREELKPGRTSSVFNAPLRAALEQAGYPEANEYSKQQAGFGLSKQAWYLLPKIQQVRNCYRPGMVESHPEVCFARLTGHPARHSKRTVEGMAERAELLRRYGCPAYWELNVRGVATDDWIDACLLAVAATLPAVYVPDDRPVDSMGFPLYAALPKKITFTEMV; translated from the coding sequence ATGGACGTCACCGGAATTGATGCGGCGAAAGCCGGATGGGTGGCTGTATCGATTCAAGACGGTCAGTTTTCCTGGACGGTCGCTCCGTCACTCGACGAAATCGAATGCGGAACCCGGACCTATATCGATATGCCGATTGGACTGGAAGAAGACAAACGCCGGGCAGTCGATCAGTTGTTACGGGAAGAATTGAAGCCTGGCCGAACGAGCAGTGTCTTTAATGCCCCGTTGCGTGCAGCACTGGAGCAAGCCGGTTATCCGGAAGCAAACGAGTATTCGAAGCAGCAGGCAGGTTTCGGTCTCTCCAAACAAGCGTGGTATCTGTTACCGAAAATCCAACAGGTACGGAACTGTTATCGACCGGGCATGGTGGAATCCCATCCGGAAGTCTGTTTTGCCCGCCTGACCGGTCATCCGGCACGTCACAGTAAACGGACGGTCGAGGGAATGGCAGAGCGGGCAGAACTGTTGCGACGGTACGGTTGTCCGGCTTACTGGGAACTAAATGTGCGCGGTGTCGCGACAGACGACTGGATCGATGCCTGTCTCCTGGCAGTTGCTGCCACGTTACCGGCAGTCTATGTGCCGGACGATCGTCCGGTTGATTCGATGGGATTTCCGTTATATGCCGCATTACCGAAAAAAATCACCTTCACCGAAATG
- the ptsP gene encoding phosphoenolpyruvate--protein phosphotransferase, producing the protein MAQHIKGIGASAGIAIAKAFVMETPVFDIPTNKIEDSAAEKERFQAAIVKSKGELEIIRENTLKELGADKAEIFSAHLLILEDPEIVSQVNAKIDDEKTNAAQALDEVSQMMVMIFESMDNEYMRERAADVRDVTKRTMAHLLGITFVTPAQINEEVIIIAEDLTPSDTAQLNRKYAKGFATNIGGRTSHSAIMSRSLEIPAVVGTKVVLTEVKHGDFLILDGTEGDVIVNPSSEQIAEYEEKRSAYIAQKEEWKKLKNEKTVTADGHHVELAANIGTPNDVKGVLENGAEAVGLYRTEFLYMDAETFPTEDEQFTAYKTVLESMGDKKVVIRTLDIGGDKELSYLDLPHEMNPFLGYRAIRLCLDQTDLFRTQLRALLRASAYGKLAVMFPMIATLEEFRAAKALLLEEKANLQAEGVTVSEDIEVGMMVEIPSTAVMAKQFAKEVDFFSVGTNDLIQYTMAADRMNEKVSYLYQPFNPAILNLLNNVITEAHKAGKWVGMCGEMAGEELALPILLGLGLDEFSMSASSVLRARSLMTRLNKAECEAVVEQVLDMDTAEDVVNFLSTTFDIKK; encoded by the coding sequence ATGGCACAGCACATCAAAGGAATTGGCGCTTCTGCAGGGATTGCGATTGCAAAGGCATTCGTAATGGAAACACCTGTCTTTGACATTCCAACGAATAAAATCGAGGACTCGGCAGCAGAAAAGGAACGTTTCCAAGCCGCCATCGTTAAGTCGAAGGGTGAACTTGAAATCATCCGTGAAAACACATTAAAAGAACTCGGTGCAGACAAAGCGGAAATCTTCTCAGCTCACCTCTTGATCTTGGAAGACCCGGAAATCGTCAGCCAAGTCAACGCAAAAATTGACGATGAGAAGACCAATGCAGCCCAAGCACTCGATGAAGTGTCACAGATGATGGTCATGATTTTTGAATCCATGGATAACGAATACATGCGTGAGCGTGCAGCCGATGTCCGTGACGTTACAAAACGGACGATGGCCCACTTGCTCGGTATCACATTCGTTACACCGGCTCAAATCAATGAAGAAGTCATCATCATTGCAGAAGATTTAACACCTTCAGATACAGCACAACTCAACCGGAAGTATGCAAAAGGATTTGCTACGAACATCGGTGGACGGACTTCGCACTCGGCGATCATGTCCCGTTCTCTTGAAATTCCGGCTGTCGTCGGAACAAAAGTCGTCTTGACGGAAGTCAAACACGGTGATTTCTTGATTCTTGACGGTACAGAGGGTGACGTCATCGTCAACCCTTCAAGCGAACAAATCGCAGAGTATGAAGAAAAACGTTCAGCGTATATCGCTCAAAAAGAAGAGTGGAAAAAACTAAAAAACGAAAAAACAGTTACAGCAGACGGTCATCACGTCGAGCTCGCAGCGAACATCGGAACACCAAACGATGTAAAAGGCGTTCTCGAGAATGGTGCGGAAGCAGTCGGATTATACCGGACAGAGTTCCTTTACATGGACGCTGAAACGTTCCCGACGGAAGACGAGCAATTCACGGCTTACAAAACGGTTCTCGAATCGATGGGCGATAAAAAAGTTGTCATCCGGACACTCGATATCGGCGGCGACAAAGAGTTGTCTTACCTCGACCTCCCGCATGAGATGAACCCGTTCCTCGGCTACCGTGCAATCCGTCTTTGCCTGGACCAAACAGATCTCTTCCGGACACAGCTCCGTGCCCTTCTCCGGGCAAGCGCGTACGGAAAACTTGCTGTCATGTTCCCGATGATCGCGACACTCGAAGAATTCCGTGCAGCAAAAGCGCTTCTCTTGGAAGAAAAAGCAAACCTTCAAGCAGAAGGCGTGACGGTTTCTGAAGACATCGAAGTTGGTATGATGGTCGAGATTCCATCAACAGCTGTCATGGCGAAACAATTCGCGAAAGAAGTCGACTTCTTCTCAGTCGGAACAAACGACTTGATTCAATACACGATGGCAGCTGACCGGATGAATGAGAAAGTTTCATATCTCTACCAACCGTTCAACCCGGCCATCTTGAACCTCTTAAACAACGTCATCACAGAAGCACACAAAGCAGGCAAATGGGTCGGCATGTGTGGTGAGATGGCTGGAGAAGAACTCGCGCTTCCAATCCTTCTCGGACTCGGACTCGACGAATTCTCAATGTCAGCTTCTTCCGTCCTTCGTGCACGCAGCTTAATGACGCGCTTGAACAAAGCAGAATGTGAAGCAGTCGTTGAACAAGTACTCGATATGGATACAGCGGAAGATGTCGTTAACTTCCTCAGCACAACATTCGATATCAAAAAATAA
- a CDS encoding leucyl aminopeptidase, with translation MRWNQVDPQAHVEVLVVGISGNQPVEERIRSLYPDRLDEWVRRGDISTKQGELRLLPTLTGTVERVLFVGLGKAEGLTTDSLRRLFGKAAQFLKARQLSKVTIDATTFPGQPVELIAETFGLATYEVKHYKTNTRGTYDLDLTIWSDAGDQDVVRGEALAQATNLARRLVTMPGNLLTAPALADEARFIAERHGHDLKILEKTDMEALGMGALLAVNQGSTIPPKLIVLEYKGAGDEAPIAVVGKGVTFDTGGYSIKPKDGIVGMKGDMGGAAAVLGLFEALGQLKPNVNVLGVIPATDNMISGDAFKPDDVITSMAGKTIEILNTDAEGRLVLADAVTYAKEYKPKMIIDLATLTGGVLVALGTEITGALTNDADLYERFEAVTQETNEMVWQMPYVDQFIKQVRRSDVADLNNSPGRMGHMIFGGAFVGEFVGETPWLHLDIAGTSEQKAATELGPKGATGVMVRSLYHFVEREK, from the coding sequence ATGCGATGGAATCAAGTAGATCCACAAGCTCATGTCGAAGTACTCGTTGTCGGTATTTCAGGAAACCAGCCGGTCGAGGAACGGATCCGGTCACTTTATCCGGATCGTTTGGATGAATGGGTACGCCGAGGGGATATCTCAACGAAACAAGGAGAACTCCGCTTGTTGCCGACACTGACTGGAACCGTGGAACGTGTGTTGTTCGTCGGTCTTGGGAAAGCCGAAGGACTTACGACAGACAGCCTTCGCCGATTATTCGGAAAAGCAGCTCAGTTCTTGAAAGCACGCCAGTTATCCAAAGTGACGATTGATGCGACGACTTTCCCGGGTCAACCGGTCGAACTGATTGCTGAGACGTTTGGCTTAGCTACATATGAAGTCAAACATTATAAAACAAACACGCGGGGCACATATGATCTGGATTTAACAATCTGGTCAGACGCGGGAGATCAGGATGTTGTACGTGGGGAAGCACTTGCGCAAGCGACGAATCTCGCGCGCCGTCTCGTCACGATGCCGGGTAACCTGTTGACTGCACCTGCTTTGGCGGATGAAGCCCGCTTTATTGCCGAGCGTCACGGGCATGATTTGAAGATTCTTGAAAAAACAGATATGGAAGCGCTCGGGATGGGTGCATTGCTTGCCGTCAATCAAGGGTCGACAATTCCACCGAAACTGATTGTCCTTGAATACAAAGGAGCAGGCGACGAGGCTCCGATTGCCGTCGTCGGAAAAGGTGTGACTTTCGATACAGGCGGTTACTCGATTAAACCAAAAGACGGAATCGTCGGGATGAAAGGGGATATGGGAGGAGCCGCAGCCGTCCTCGGATTGTTTGAAGCCCTCGGTCAGCTTAAACCGAATGTAAACGTCTTGGGAGTCATTCCGGCGACGGATAACATGATTTCCGGTGATGCTTTTAAACCGGATGATGTCATCACGTCAATGGCAGGAAAAACGATTGAAATCCTGAACACCGATGCGGAAGGACGCCTTGTCCTGGCAGATGCCGTCACCTACGCCAAAGAATACAAGCCGAAGATGATCATTGACCTTGCGACGCTGACAGGCGGAGTCTTAGTGGCACTTGGAACAGAAATCACAGGGGCATTGACGAATGATGCTGATCTGTACGAACGATTTGAAGCCGTGACACAAGAGACAAACGAAATGGTCTGGCAGATGCCGTACGTTGATCAGTTCATCAAGCAGGTCCGACGCTCGGACGTCGCAGACTTAAATAACTCACCGGGACGGATGGGACATATGATTTTCGGTGGTGCGTTTGTCGGTGAATTTGTCGGTGAGACCCCGTGGCTCCACCTTGATATCGCCGGAACATCCGAACAAAAAGCCGCGACGGAACTTGGTCCAAAAGGGGCGACCGGTGTCATGGTCCGCAGTCTGTATCATTTCGTCGAACGCGAAAAATGA